From the Actinomycetota bacterium genome, one window contains:
- the rpmJ gene encoding 50S ribosomal protein L36, translating to MKVRSSVKPMCEKCKLIRRHGKLLVICPNPRHKQRQG from the coding sequence ATGAAAGTACGATCATCGGTAAAACCTATGTGTGAGAAGTGCAAGCTGATCCGGCGGCACGGTAAGCTGCTGGTCATCTGCCCTAACCCGAGGCACAAACAGCGCCAGGGTTAA
- the rplR gene encoding 50S ribosomal protein L18: MAKTTTELLSRQKVRVRRHRRVRRKVVGMPDRPRLTVFRSNKGIYAQIIDDLEGRTIVSASSLDVKESGINKSQVAEKVGELLASRAKEKNIEKVVFDRGGYLYHGRVKALADGTRKGGIQF, translated from the coding sequence ATGGCCAAGACGACGACAGAACTTTTATCCAGGCAGAAAGTACGGGTCAGGCGCCACCGGCGCGTGCGGCGTAAGGTCGTGGGCATGCCCGACCGTCCCCGCCTCACTGTTTTCCGTTCCAACAAGGGAATCTACGCCCAGATCATCGACGATCTCGAGGGCAGGACTATCGTTTCAGCCTCGAGCCTGGACGTGAAGGAATCAGGCATCAACAAGAGCCAGGTCGCGGAGAAAGTCGGCGAGCTGCTGGCCTCGAGGGCCAAAGAGAAAAACATTGAAAAGGTCGTTTTTGACCGCGGCGGCTACCTGTACCACGGTCGCGTCAAGGCGCTGGCCGATGGAACTCGCAAGGGAGGAATACAGTTCTGA
- the rpmD gene encoding 50S ribosomal protein L30 — protein sequence MSQIKVTQTKSIIGRRADHRRTVRALGLKRINHSVVHNDTPQIRGMIHQVRYMVEVEEVKGSSK from the coding sequence ATGAGCCAGATCAAGGTCACACAGACAAAAAGCATAATCGGCCGGCGGGCGGATCATCGCCGGACCGTGCGAGCCCTGGGCTTGAAGCGGATCAATCACAGTGTCGTCCACAATGACACTCCCCAGATCAGGGGGATGATCCACCAGGTGCGCTACATGGTCGAGGTCGAAGAAGTCAAAGGGAGCAGCAAGTGA
- the rplX gene encoding 50S ribosomal protein L24 → MSNKLKIKKGDMVKVIAGKSRGKTGKVLRVDPEKERVVVERLNMIKRHKRPSPQNPQGTLEKEGPIHVSNVMFYCPRCSDGVKLSAKRTDTGRLRVCRSCGSEFD, encoded by the coding sequence ATGTCTAACAAACTGAAAATAAAAAAGGGTGACATGGTGAAGGTTATCGCCGGAAAGTCACGCGGCAAGACCGGAAAGGTCCTGCGAGTCGATCCCGAGAAGGAACGGGTGGTCGTCGAGCGCCTGAACATGATCAAGCGCCACAAACGCCCTTCCCCGCAAAATCCTCAGGGAACGCTGGAAAAAGAAGGACCGATCCACGTCTCGAATGTAATGTTTTATTGTCCGCGGTGCAGCGACGGCGTCAAGTTGAGCGCCAAGCGGACCGACACCGGCCGCCTGCGCGTTTGCAGAAGCTGCGGCTCGGAATTCGATTAA
- the rpsM gene encoding 30S ribosomal protein S13 encodes MARIAGVNIPREKRAEIGLTYIYGVGRSTAGKILDDLGIDRDTYVRDLTDDEVSQLREYLDRNLTVEGDLRRERSQNIKRLMEIGCYRGLRHRRGLPVRGQRTKTNARGRKGPRRTVGVKRKK; translated from the coding sequence TTGGCACGAATCGCTGGAGTAAATATTCCCCGCGAGAAGCGGGCGGAGATCGGACTCACCTATATTTATGGTGTGGGTCGCTCGACCGCGGGCAAGATCCTGGACGATCTGGGGATCGACCGCGACACGTATGTCCGTGACCTCACCGACGACGAGGTTTCGCAACTGAGGGAATATCTCGACCGCAACCTAACGGTGGAAGGCGATCTGCGCCGCGAGCGCTCGCAGAACATCAAGCGGCTCATGGAGATCGGCTGCTACCGTGGGCTGAGGCATCGCCGCGGCCTGCCGGTAAGGGGTCAGCGCACCAAGACCAACGCCCGCGGGCGCAAGGGACCGCGCCGCACCGTCGGCGTCAAACGCAAGAAGTAA
- the rpsQ gene encoding 30S ribosomal protein S17: protein MDKTITVRIDTAKAHRLYGKTVRRSRKLAVHDENNDAGIGDMVRIIETRPLSKNKRWRLAEIIEKAK, encoded by the coding sequence ATGGACAAGACCATCACCGTGCGCATCGATACCGCCAAGGCTCACCGGCTCTACGGCAAGACCGTGCGCCGGTCCCGCAAGCTGGCGGTTCATGACGAGAACAACGACGCCGGCATCGGCGACATGGTGAGGATCATCGAGACCAGGCCGCTTTCGAAGAACAAGCGCTGGCGGCTGGCAGAGATCATCGAAAAAGCAAAATAA
- the rpsD gene encoding 30S ribosomal protein S4, with amino-acid sequence MAKDTSPACKQCRREGLKLYLKGERCLTDRCAIDRRSYAPGEHGRRRTKQTEYLTQLREKQKARRYYGLLEKQFRNYYERANRQTGITGENLLRLLEIRLDNVVYRLGFAVSRRQSRQLVMHGHFMVNGRRVDIPSYRVKPDDIVAVMANSTARDLIKEATDLTASVSPWLQADHDNLSGKILKYPEREEIDVPVQEQLIVELYSK; translated from the coding sequence TTGGCCAAGGATACTTCACCAGCTTGCAAGCAGTGCCGCCGCGAGGGTTTGAAACTTTACCTCAAGGGGGAACGTTGCCTCACCGACCGGTGCGCCATCGACCGGCGCTCTTACGCGCCCGGCGAACATGGACGCCGCCGGACCAAGCAAACCGAATATCTGACCCAGCTGCGCGAGAAGCAGAAGGCGCGCCGCTACTACGGACTATTGGAAAAACAGTTCCGCAATTATTACGAGCGGGCCAACCGCCAGACCGGCATCACCGGCGAGAACCTTTTGCGGCTGCTTGAGATACGGCTCGACAACGTCGTTTACCGGCTCGGCTTCGCCGTTTCCCGCCGCCAGTCGCGGCAACTGGTTATGCACGGGCATTTTATGGTCAACGGGCGCCGCGTGGACATTCCGTCATACCGGGTCAAGCCCGACGACATCGTCGCGGTCATGGCCAACTCGACGGCGCGCGACCTGATCAAGGAAGCCACCGACCTGACGGCGTCGGTCTCGCCCTGGCTGCAGGCCGACCATGACAACCTTTCCGGGAAGATCCTGAAGTATCCGGAACGCGAAGAGATCGATGTTCCGGTGCAGGAACAGTTGATAGTGGAGCTGTATTCGAAGTGA
- the rplP gene encoding 50S ribosomal protein L16 codes for MLLPKKTKHRKQHRGRMQGATKGGFRVEHGEYGLKAMEPGWITNRQIEAARVAMTRHIKRGGKVWINIFPHKPVTEKPAETRMGGGKGSPEQWVAVVKPGRVMFELSGVAVPVAKEAMRLAAHKLPIKCKFVTREGDLFEG; via the coding sequence ATGCTACTCCCAAAAAAAACCAAACATAGAAAACAGCACCGGGGACGCATGCAAGGCGCCACCAAGGGTGGATTCCGCGTCGAGCACGGCGAGTACGGCCTCAAGGCGATGGAGCCGGGCTGGATCACGAACCGCCAGATCGAGGCGGCCCGTGTCGCCATGACCCGCCATATCAAGCGCGGCGGCAAGGTCTGGATAAATATTTTCCCGCACAAGCCGGTGACCGAGAAACCGGCCGAGACACGCATGGGCGGCGGCAAGGGCTCCCCGGAACAGTGGGTGGCCGTGGTCAAGCCGGGCCGTGTCATGTTCGAACTGTCAGGCGTGGCGGTTCCGGTCGCCAAGGAAGCCATGAGGCTGGCGGCCCACAAGCTGCCGATCAAGTGTAAATTTGTGACCCGCGAAGGTGATCTCTTTGAAGGCTAA
- the rplN gene encoding 50S ribosomal protein L14, which produces MIQVETRLKVADNTGAREILCIRIKGGSHRRYARVGDTIIGTVKAATPGGAVKKGEVVTAVVVRCKKELGRNDGTYIAFDENAAVLIDAAKNPRGTRIFGPVARELRDKSFMKIVSLAPEVL; this is translated from the coding sequence TTGATACAGGTAGAGACCAGACTCAAAGTGGCAGACAACACCGGCGCCCGTGAGATCCTGTGCATCAGGATCAAGGGTGGCTCGCACCGGCGCTACGCCCGTGTCGGCGATACCATCATCGGCACGGTCAAGGCTGCGACTCCGGGCGGCGCCGTCAAGAAGGGCGAGGTCGTGACCGCGGTTGTCGTCCGTTGCAAGAAGGAGCTGGGGCGCAACGACGGCACCTACATCGCCTTCGACGAAAACGCGGCCGTACTCATCGACGCCGCCAAGAACCCGCGCGGGACCCGCATCTTCGGCCCCGTGGCGCGCGAGCTGCGCGACAAGAGCTTCATGAAGATCGTTTCACTGGCTCCGGAAGTACTATAA
- the rplF gene encoding 50S ribosomal protein L6 gives MSRIGRAPIVVPDGVEVTIDGSDVTVKGPRGKLEGSYSPEMEIVREDGAILVKRPTNQKHHRSLHGLTRTLIANMVEGVTKGFTRELEINGVGYRATLKGKDLEVLVGKSHPEMVKPEPDTSFEVPKPTQVIVHGIDKQVVGHLAAKIRALRPPEPYKGKGIKYIEEHIRRKVGKRA, from the coding sequence TTGTCAAGAATCGGAAGAGCGCCAATAGTGGTACCTGACGGAGTCGAGGTCACGATCGACGGCAGCGACGTCACCGTCAAGGGACCGAGGGGCAAGCTGGAGGGAAGCTACTCGCCCGAGATGGAGATCGTCCGCGAGGACGGCGCCATCCTGGTGAAGCGTCCCACCAACCAGAAGCACCACCGGTCGCTCCATGGGCTGACGCGGACCCTGATCGCCAACATGGTCGAGGGTGTGACCAAAGGTTTTACCCGCGAGCTGGAGATCAACGGCGTCGGCTACCGCGCGACCCTCAAGGGCAAGGATCTGGAAGTGCTGGTCGGCAAGTCCCATCCGGAGATGGTGAAGCCGGAGCCGGACACCTCGTTTGAGGTTCCCAAGCCGACACAGGTGATCGTGCACGGCATCGACAAGCAGGTCGTCGGTCACCTGGCAGCCAAGATCAGGGCGCTCAGGCCGCCGGAGCCCTACAAGGGCAAGGGCATCAAATACATCGAGGAACACATCCGCAGAAAGGTTGGCAAGAGGGCTTAA
- a CDS encoding DNA-directed RNA polymerase subunit alpha has product MLTFQVPKITHEQVKDNKGVFVVEPLDRGFGHTFGNSLRRVLLSSLEGAAVSLVKIEGVSHEFSTMQGVKEDVTDIVLNLKRLTCLLHGEMGEVEVRLVKSGPGEATGADIECPAELEIINPDLHIASLGKKAKLEMTLTIRRGRGYASAESNKEAGAAIGVIPIDSNYSPVTRVSYEVDRARVGQRTDFDKLTMEITTDGSVSAGDALRGAAGILISSLQIFTGDHEAGGTPEAIAESALEMPAGESRVGEDDILIEELEIGVRSYNCLKREGIQTVGDLVKRSEAELMNIPNFGKKSIEEVKENLAKLGLALRGSES; this is encoded by the coding sequence TTGCTCACATTTCAGGTCCCCAAGATCACACACGAGCAGGTAAAGGACAACAAAGGCGTTTTCGTCGTAGAGCCTCTGGACAGGGGTTTCGGCCATACCTTTGGCAACTCGCTCCGGCGGGTGCTGCTGTCCTCGCTGGAAGGCGCGGCTGTGAGCTTGGTAAAGATAGAAGGAGTCTCTCACGAGTTCTCCACCATGCAGGGCGTCAAGGAAGACGTAACCGACATCGTCCTTAACCTCAAGCGCCTCACCTGCCTTCTGCACGGTGAGATGGGCGAGGTCGAGGTGAGGCTGGTCAAGAGCGGTCCCGGGGAAGCCACCGGCGCCGACATTGAATGCCCCGCCGAGCTGGAGATCATCAACCCGGATCTGCACATCGCCAGCCTGGGCAAGAAGGCCAAGCTCGAGATGACCCTGACCATCCGGCGCGGCCGCGGTTATGCCTCGGCCGAGAGCAACAAGGAAGCCGGCGCCGCCATCGGCGTCATTCCCATCGATTCCAATTATTCGCCGGTGACGCGCGTCTCCTACGAGGTCGACCGCGCCCGTGTCGGGCAGCGCACCGACTTTGACAAGCTGACCATGGAGATCACCACCGACGGCAGTGTTTCCGCGGGCGACGCCCTGCGGGGAGCGGCGGGGATACTGATCTCGTCACTGCAGATATTCACCGGCGATCACGAAGCCGGAGGCACACCCGAGGCGATCGCTGAATCAGCCCTGGAGATGCCGGCGGGCGAGAGCCGTGTCGGCGAGGATGACATCCTCATCGAGGAGCTGGAGATCGGCGTGCGCTCGTACAACTGCCTTAAGCGCGAAGGCATCCAGACGGTCGGCGACCTGGTCAAGCGCAGCGAGGCTGAGTTGATGAATATCCCGAACTTTGGTAAAAAGAGCATCGAGGAAGTCAAGGAAAATCTGGCCAAGCTGGGCCTGGCGCTAAGAGGATCGGAAAGCTAG
- the rpsH gene encoding 30S ribosomal protein S8, with translation MTVTDPIADMLTRIRNANNGAKDSVEMPASKMKMDIAKLLKEEGYITDYALLRGESFDNIVVDLKYGKDRQKVISGLRRISKPGRRVYARKDAIPRVLGGLGTAVLSTSSGLMTGRQAEKKGVGGEVICFIW, from the coding sequence ATGACCGTAACCGATCCTATCGCCGACATGCTGACACGCATCCGCAACGCCAACAATGGCGCCAAGGACAGCGTCGAGATGCCGGCATCAAAAATGAAGATGGATATTGCCAAGCTTCTCAAGGAAGAAGGCTACATCACCGACTACGCCCTGCTGCGCGGCGAGAGCTTCGACAACATCGTCGTCGATCTCAAGTACGGCAAGGACCGCCAGAAAGTGATCTCGGGACTGCGGCGCATCAGCAAGCCGGGACGCCGGGTCTACGCCCGCAAGGACGCCATTCCCAGAGTGCTGGGCGGCCTGGGCACGGCGGTGCTTTCTACTTCCTCCGGTCTCATGACCGGCAGGCAGGCGGAGAAAAAGGGCGTCGGCGGCGAAGTAATCTGTTTCATCTGGTAG
- the rplQ gene encoding 50S ribosomal protein L17 gives MRHAKTGRKLGANSAHRKALLGNLVCSLIEHGRIKTTVSKAKEVKPLAEKMITLGKRGDLDARRQAIARLRSKDTVHALFAEVAPKFAERPGGYTRIVRIGPRQGDAAEMVFLELVD, from the coding sequence ATGAGACACGCAAAAACAGGAAGAAAGCTCGGAGCCAATAGCGCCCATCGCAAGGCGCTGCTGGGCAATCTGGTCTGCTCGCTGATAGAGCACGGCCGCATCAAGACCACCGTCAGCAAGGCCAAGGAAGTAAAACCGCTGGCGGAGAAGATGATCACGCTGGGCAAGCGCGGCGACCTCGATGCGCGGCGTCAGGCGATAGCCCGCCTGCGCAGCAAGGACACCGTGCACGCCCTGTTCGCCGAGGTGGCGCCGAAGTTCGCCGAACGGCCGGGCGGCTACACCCGCATCGTCCGCATCGGTCCCCGCCAGGGCGACGCTGCCGAGATGGTCTTCCTGGAGCTGGTGGACTGA
- the rplO gene encoding 50S ribosomal protein L15 has product MGLHNLSPEPGSKHPRKRVGRGHGSGHGKTSGRGHKGFNSRAGGGVRAGYEGGQMPLYMRLGKLRGPNKKMSMPFGPFRTHTTGVNISRLAEKFEAGAEVTPDDLVEKGIIKNTRTPVKILGDGEIGKALTVKANGFSKSAREKIEAAGGKAEVI; this is encoded by the coding sequence CTGGGCCTTCATAACCTCAGTCCGGAGCCGGGGTCCAAGCATCCGCGCAAGCGGGTCGGACGCGGGCACGGCAGCGGCCATGGCAAGACATCCGGACGCGGCCACAAGGGTTTCAACAGCCGTGCCGGCGGAGGCGTTCGCGCCGGATATGAAGGCGGTCAGATGCCGCTTTACATGCGGCTGGGCAAGCTGCGCGGCCCCAACAAGAAGATGAGCATGCCCTTCGGTCCTTTCCGCACCCATACGACTGGAGTCAACATATCGCGCCTGGCTGAAAAATTTGAGGCGGGCGCCGAAGTCACGCCGGACGACCTGGTGGAAAAGGGAATAATCAAGAACACACGGACGCCGGTCAAGATACTCGGCGACGGTGAGATCGGCAAGGCCCTGACGGTGAAGGCCAATGGTTTCAGCAAGTCGGCCCGAGAGAAGATCGAGGCCGCCGGCGGCAAGGCGGAGGTCATCTAG
- the rpmC gene encoding 50S ribosomal protein L29, which translates to MRETRKQLFNLRFQHATGQLDNPRKLGQVRQDIARIMTVQGERERSAARAEGQEA; encoded by the coding sequence ATGCGCGAAACGCGTAAGCAGCTGTTCAACCTGCGGTTCCAGCACGCCACGGGCCAGCTGGACAACCCCCGCAAACTGGGGCAGGTCCGGCAGGACATCGCACGCATCATGACGGTCCAGGGAGAGCGCGAGCGTAGCGCCGCCAGGGCAGAGGGCCAGGAGGCTTAA
- the rplE gene encoding 50S ribosomal protein L5, with the protein MARLKDQFEKEFLTQLQEELKLSNPMEVPRVSKICVNMGVGEAKTDAKLLDDAVAEMTIITGQKPKLTRARKSIANFKLREGMAVGCTVTLRGARMYEFLDRLIAIALPRIRDFRGIKRKSFDGRGNMSLGIKEQIIFPEIDYDSITQTRGMDITITTTARNDDEGRALLTKLGMPFRER; encoded by the coding sequence ATGGCCAGACTAAAAGATCAGTTTGAAAAGGAATTTCTGACCCAGCTCCAGGAAGAGCTGAAACTCAGCAACCCCATGGAAGTGCCGAGGGTGTCCAAGATCTGTGTGAACATGGGCGTGGGCGAAGCCAAGACCGACGCCAAGCTGCTCGATGACGCAGTGGCCGAGATGACCATCATCACCGGCCAGAAGCCCAAGCTGACGAGGGCCCGCAAGTCCATCGCCAACTTCAAGTTGCGCGAAGGCATGGCTGTCGGCTGCACGGTCACCCTGCGAGGCGCCCGCATGTATGAGTTCCTTGACCGCCTGATCGCCATCGCTCTGCCCCGTATCCGGGACTTCCGTGGCATCAAGCGCAAATCTTTCGACGGCCGGGGCAACATGTCCCTGGGCATCAAGGAGCAGATAATTTTTCCGGAGATCGATTACGACTCGATCACCCAGACCAGGGGCATGGACATCACCATTACCACTACAGCCCGCAACGACGACGAGGGACGGGCCCTGCTGACCAAGCTGGGCATGCCGTTCCGCGAGCGTTAG
- the secY gene encoding preprotein translocase subunit SecY — MLASLANAWKIPELRAKLIFTAAMIVIYRIGAAIPAPGIDVAALENLINQGSAGVLGFLNLFSGGALSKFAIFALGIMPYITASIILQLLTMAFPALKELAREGEAGQQKITQYTRYLTVVLALAQSVGYTVLFRQQGAIPDLGPLKLYEIVITLTAGTTLLMFIGELISQRGIGNGISLLIFASIVSSLVPGVTKLFNGSIGIVTIVIFLAIGALVIAAIVLVQEGQRRIPIQYAKRQIGRRMTTGGSTYLPLSINMAGVIPVIFASSVLMILPTVAQLFPNESIQSLANGWLRPSGPIFLTLETIFIIGFTYFYTAVQFDPIERANDLKKYGGFIPGIRPGKPTAIYLDRVLTRLTLPGALFLAAIAVLPQILISALNVPFYFGGTSILIVVGVALQTMKQMESQLLMRHYEGFLK, encoded by the coding sequence TTGCTCGCATCTCTGGCCAACGCCTGGAAGATTCCCGAACTTCGGGCCAAGCTCATCTTCACGGCCGCAATGATCGTCATCTACCGCATCGGCGCCGCTATCCCGGCTCCGGGCATCGACGTCGCCGCCCTCGAGAACCTGATCAACCAGGGGTCCGCGGGCGTGCTGGGGTTCCTCAACCTTTTCTCGGGCGGGGCGCTCTCAAAATTTGCCATCTTTGCACTTGGCATCATGCCCTACATCACGGCATCGATCATTCTGCAGCTGCTGACCATGGCATTCCCGGCGCTGAAAGAACTTGCTCGCGAGGGAGAGGCCGGGCAGCAGAAGATCACCCAGTACACCCGATATCTCACCGTGGTTCTGGCGCTGGCCCAGTCGGTCGGCTACACGGTGCTTTTCAGGCAGCAGGGGGCTATTCCCGACCTGGGGCCGCTCAAGCTTTATGAGATCGTCATCACCCTGACCGCGGGCACGACGCTGCTGATGTTCATAGGCGAGCTCATCAGCCAGCGCGGCATCGGCAACGGTATCTCGCTGCTGATCTTCGCCAGCATCGTCTCCAGCCTGGTTCCGGGCGTTACGAAACTTTTTAATGGTTCCATTGGCATCGTTACCATCGTCATCTTCCTGGCCATCGGCGCTCTGGTGATCGCGGCCATCGTGCTGGTTCAGGAAGGGCAGCGGCGCATTCCCATACAGTACGCCAAACGGCAGATAGGGCGGCGCATGACCACCGGCGGCAGCACGTATCTGCCGCTGTCGATCAACATGGCGGGAGTCATCCCGGTCATCTTCGCCTCTTCGGTGTTGATGATCCTGCCGACAGTCGCGCAGCTTTTTCCCAATGAATCGATCCAGAGCCTGGCCAACGGATGGCTGCGTCCGTCCGGTCCTATCTTCCTGACGCTGGAAACGATATTCATCATCGGTTTCACATATTTTTATACGGCGGTGCAGTTCGATCCGATCGAGAGGGCCAACGATCTCAAGAAGTACGGCGGTTTCATCCCCGGTATCAGGCCGGGCAAGCCTACCGCCATCTATCTCGACCGGGTGCTGACCAGGCTGACCCTGCCGGGCGCTCTGTTCCTGGCGGCGATCGCGGTGCTGCCGCAGATCCTGATCTCGGCGTTGAACGTGCCGTTTTATTTCGGCGGTACATCGATCCTGATCGTCGTTGGCGTCGCCCTGCAGACCATGAAACAGATGGAATCGCAACTGCTGATGCGACATTATGAAGGTTTTCTCAAGTAG
- a CDS encoding type Z 30S ribosomal protein S14, whose product MAKKSLQVKASREPKYQSRGYHRCRRCGRPRGYYRKFGICRICLRELAHRGVIPGLTKSSW is encoded by the coding sequence ATGGCTAAGAAATCACTACAGGTCAAGGCCAGCCGCGAACCCAAGTATCAGTCCCGAGGCTATCATCGCTGCCGCCGTTGCGGCCGCCCCCGGGGCTATTACCGCAAATTCGGCATATGCCGCATTTGCCTGCGCGAACTGGCCCACCGGGGCGTTATTCCCGGTCTGACCAAGTCGAGCTGGTAG
- the infA gene encoding translation initiation factor IF-1, whose protein sequence is MSQKEEAIELEGEVVEALPNTMFRVRLDNDHEVLAHISGKMRMHYIRILPGDRVKVELSPYDLTRGRITYRFK, encoded by the coding sequence ATGAGTCAAAAAGAAGAAGCCATAGAACTTGAGGGAGAGGTCGTCGAAGCCCTGCCTAATACGATGTTCAGGGTAAGGCTCGATAATGACCATGAAGTTCTGGCGCACATATCCGGAAAGATGAGGATGCATTACATCCGCATACTCCCGGGAGACAGGGTCAAGGTCGAGCTTTCGCCTTACGATCTGACCAGAGGCAGGATTACCTACAGGTTCAAATAG
- the map gene encoding type I methionyl aminopeptidase encodes MISRKSPAQIEKMARAGEIVAGCLEMMKEMCRPDVTTAELDRAAESFIREHGGIPTFKGYRGYPASICASPNEMVVHGIPGSYRIAGGDIVSLDVGVTLKGWVGDSALTVEVGDAGKLAERLMEVTEASLWRAIAKCRPGNHLGDVSHAVQEYVEANGFSVVRTLVGHGIGRKMHEEPQIPNYGTAGAGPELREGMVFAIEPMVNAGSHKVVVGDDHWAISTADDCLSAHFEHTVAVTAAGPRVLTARAGEENKSLEAASLVW; translated from the coding sequence ATGATCAGCCGTAAGTCTCCAGCCCAAATAGAAAAGATGGCCAGGGCCGGAGAGATCGTCGCCGGTTGCCTGGAGATGATGAAGGAAATGTGCCGGCCGGATGTCACCACGGCGGAGCTCGACCGGGCGGCGGAGAGTTTTATCAGGGAGCACGGCGGTATCCCGACTTTCAAGGGATACCGGGGCTATCCGGCCTCGATCTGCGCCTCTCCCAATGAGATGGTGGTGCACGGCATTCCCGGGTCATACCGGATTGCCGGCGGCGATATCGTCAGTCTCGATGTCGGCGTGACCCTCAAGGGTTGGGTCGGCGACTCGGCGCTCACCGTCGAAGTGGGCGACGCGGGCAAGCTGGCGGAGCGCCTGATGGAAGTCACGGAGGCTTCTCTCTGGCGGGCGATCGCCAAGTGCCGGCCGGGTAACCACCTGGGAGATGTTTCCCACGCGGTGCAGGAGTACGTCGAGGCCAATGGCTTTTCGGTGGTACGGACTCTGGTGGGGCATGGCATCGGCCGCAAGATGCACGAGGAGCCGCAGATTCCCAATTACGGGACAGCGGGCGCCGGGCCGGAGCTAAGGGAAGGGATGGTATTCGCCATCGAGCCGATGGTGAATGCCGGAAGCCACAAGGTTGTCGTCGGTGACGACCATTGGGCCATCTCGACCGCTGACGACTGTTTGTCGGCGCACTTCGAGCATACGGTGGCGGTCACCGCCGCCGGGCCGCGGGTGCTGACAGCAAGGGCGGGCGAGGAAAATAAAAGTTTGGAGGCGGCGTCATTAGTATGGTAA
- the rpsK gene encoding 30S ribosomal protein S11: protein MAAPKSKARTRRKVKKNIPVGQAHIKTSFNNTIVSLSDKDGNVIAWESAGSAGFKGSRKSTPFAAQVTADACAKKGMEHGLKKVDVYVKGPGSGRETAIRSLQAAGLEVMSVKDVTPAPHNGCRQRKRRRV, encoded by the coding sequence ATGGCAGCTCCAAAATCAAAAGCGCGTACGCGCCGTAAGGTCAAGAAGAACATTCCCGTGGGCCAGGCCCACATCAAGACCTCATTTAATAACACCATCGTTTCCCTGTCTGACAAGGACGGGAACGTGATCGCCTGGGAGAGCGCCGGTTCAGCCGGCTTCAAGGGCTCGCGCAAGTCGACTCCTTTTGCCGCCCAGGTGACCGCCGACGCCTGCGCCAAGAAGGGCATGGAGCACGGGCTCAAAAAGGTGGATGTTTATGTAAAAGGGCCGGGCTCCGGCCGTGAAACCGCCATTCGCTCGCTTCAGGCCGCCGGCCTCGAGGTCATGAGCGTCAAGGACGTGACGCCGGCGCCGCACAACGGCTGCCGTCAGCGCAAGAGAAGAAGAGTATAG